A region from the Palaemon carinicauda isolate YSFRI2023 chromosome 16, ASM3689809v2, whole genome shotgun sequence genome encodes:
- the LOC137655371 gene encoding uncharacterized protein produces MSQDESGPYIFITPVWRAGKQLCIPDALSHSTTSRPMPEDEVDCTTSIAYFRRIIASTATSSDDQATGAIIEEDKSLQEIRMAASQDQDDCRLVHYVSNCFPTNHYDLHASALPYWKLWDNLYADGELVLYGPRIVIPAALHRRTLDRLHNSHRETEATRRRAMQTVFWPDFNADIKRKVESYEACQQLLPSQQQKLYMCDDHPSRTFESVSADFFHVAGKPFLIIADRLSGWPVEFPVDMTQLQPELQEYSVFSSPRLVFHSAYELMEDPHFPATTSSNLLTAGEFITSSHLHITLSLMDTQKLP; encoded by the coding sequence atgtctcaagatgaaagtggcccctaCATCTTCATCACTCCAGTATGGCGggcagggaaacaactttgcataccagacgccctgtctcACTCCACAACCAGTCGCCCCATGCCTGAAGATGAAGTAGATTGCActacttccattgcatatttcaggCGTATCAttgccagcaccgccacttctagtgacgaccaggcaacaggagccatcatcgaagaggataagtctctacaagaaatccgcatggccgcatctcaggatcaagatgACTGTCGTCTCGTTCACTATGTATCCAACTGCTTTCCAACCAACCACTATGATCTCCACGCTTCtgccctcccgtattggaagctgtgggacaacctttacgcggatggagagttggtattgtatggaccccggatcgtcatccctgcagccctccatcgacgcaccttggatcgactccacaACAGCCACCGAGAGActgaagctactcgacgtcgtgcaatgcagacagtattctggccagacttcaatgcagatattaagagaaAAGTAGAAAGCTatgaggcctgccaacagcttctccctagtcagcaacagaaactttacatgtgtgacgaccacccatcccggaCCTTTGAAAGtgtgtcggctgacttcttccacgtagcaggaAAACCCTTCCTTATTATTGctgatagactttcaggctggcctgtggaGTTCCCTGTGGACatgacacaactacagccagagttacaagaataTTCTGTGTTTTCTTCCccgaggttggtgttccactccgcttacgaactgatggaggacccccattttccagccacgacttcaagcaatttgctgaccgctggggagttcatcacatcatcacatctccacattaccctcagtctaatggacacaCAGAAACTGCCATGA
- the LOC137655372 gene encoding uncharacterized protein has product MAQQEEQLIDLMDQTEDQAEDQMEEVLDTLQKHFRSLRNEAVRRRELLSCNQAVGESFTDYYARIKDLADEVDLCTGNPTSCTERQLQMLIPDTGADITVIGTIHLDALCIPRTRFEPPPMTDVVTADVSPQTPAVGYFEAKLHLGNKSCSATVYVHEGIQTLLLSREHCRALAIVSSDFPEPILKVTHVNRCTQFHATTMTSPAAIKDYFLQHFSDVLISKKDLQTQPLKKIAGPPMRIHLKPGATPFTVHTPRPIPFALRDQVKEELDSLVQLGIIRPASDNPSEWCHPMVLVPKDKGVRITVDHTHLNSRVARPTHPSPASYDAVHNISPTVKYFTTADALHGNWQMELAEEDHQLTTFITPYGIIQHCCVPMEFSATGNAYCLSGDMALQGVPNCVKVLDDILLSDEDLPSHLQHVH; this is encoded by the exons ATGGCtcagcaagaggaacagctaattgatttaatggatcagacagaggatcaggcagaggatcaaatGGAGG aggtgttggatacactgcagaagcactttcgcagccttagaaatgaagccgtacgacgcagggaattgttgtcctgtaacCAGGCTGTCGGAGAATCATTTACAGACTACTACGCACGCatcaaggatctcgctgatgaagtggacttatgcactggcaaccccacctcttgcactgaacggcaattgcagatg ctaatccctgatacaggagcagacatcacagtgattggcaccatacatttggatgcactctgcataccCAGGACACGCtttgaacctccacccatgacagacgtCGTGACAGCAGATGTATCCCCACagacaccggctgtaggatacttcgAGGCAAAACTTCATCTTGGCAACAAGTCTTGTTCAGCAACCGTATATGTTCATGAGGGTATCCAGACTCTCCTCCTTTCTCGTGAACATTGCagagcccttgccatagtgtcatCGGACTTCCCGGAGCCTATCCTTAAGGTAACACATGTTAACAGATGTACTCAGTTTCATGCCACCACCatgacgtcacctgcagctattaaggactattttcttcagcacttcagcgacgtcctcatatccaagaaggatctacaaacccaaCCACTAAAGAAAATAGCAGGccctccaatgaggattcacctgaaacccgGCGCTACACCCTTCActgtccatacgcccaggcccattccgtttgctctcagagatcaagtgaaagaagaacttgactccttggtgcaactaggaatcatcagaccagcaagCGACAAtccctctgaatggtgccatcccatggtcttggtacccaaggacaaaggtgtgcgcatcactgtggatcacacccatctaaattctcgGGTAGCCCGACCTACACACCCATCACCAGCGTCCTATGATGCTGTCCACAACATTTCTCCTACTGtgaagtacttcaccacagcggatgccctaCATGGCaattggcaaatggagttggcagaagaggaccaCCAACtaactacatttataactccgtacggaatAATCCAGCACTGTTGCGTCCCAATGGAATTTTCAGCAACAGGTAATGCATACTGCCTCagtggagatatggcactacaaggtgttcccaactgtgtgaaggttttagatgatatcctcctttccgacgaggatctcccttcccacctacaacacgtgcacTAG
- the LOC137655370 gene encoding uncharacterized protein has product MAKLLKPSRLDTDPSSSNAAKEWKNWHRTFTNFIEESGDAAPDKLRALVNCVSSSVYELIEDCSTFESTIAKLDSVYVKLPNEIFARHILATRQQQSGESIDEFLLFIRQWLLENKSRNLETAHSQARTLDLAQRSADAYALPPVPHTAALVPERQAQPTGDQQQHPKQEGAEGSSPGGSAVAAAYLSKRKCYFCGNALHSTGRVSCPTRTATCNKCGKTDHFAKVCKSKISGSTTATLCNPTLLTINATYQNNPSHTATNITVNGHSLKALVDSCSSDSFICEEVEQRLKLTVVPASSAVSMVSKSFNASSPGFVIADLVHLDQRYPCIHLGVLKDLCCDVILGYDFQKQHYSVSFQYEGKRPSLKITGAKPVCLLATADIDEPSLFPNLPQQCKPIAVKSRRYSQDDQLFVKDQISHLLSEGIIEPSISPCKAQVVVVKDPLDRHKKRLCNYSQTINQHTELDANPLPRIEDMVHDLAKYKVFSTFELKSAYHQIRIKESERKYTAFEGAGKLFQFCRIPFGVTNGVAAFQRAMDKLVEDEKLKETFPYLDNITVGGASQAEHDENVQNFLEVVRKQNLTLNEGKSVISFPTINVLRYCVGNNVIKPDRDRLHPLQELPPPTNTGSLRIAQGLFVYYAKWIPGFSDTIHPLVNTKTSPLSVPALAAFNSLKKQLMDVPLRAVDESLPFLVECDASEVAVSAVLNQGGRPVAFMLRTLQGSELHYSAVEKKATAIIEAVRKWSHFLARRHFSLITDQISVMFMLDSRKQTKIKNNKIQEWRLELASYSYIIQYRPGKQNIAPDTLTRAYCCSTSSMSSLTDIHENLCHPGVTRLLHFVRSKNLPFSTDDVKRVCASCRICAQQKPKFHRPGKGVLIKATQPMERLSIDFKGPLPSTTSNKYILTVVDEYSRFPVVFPCPNMNSKTVIKCLESIFILCGMPSFIHSDQGASFMSQELKLYLSQKGVATNRTTPYHPMGNGQRRSSLGSTLPSWLLTPGPVLLRRHVRSSKHEPLTEEVQLIDTNSMYVNVKYPDGRESAVSTRDLAPSPAGATSPVHHVEPSGETESQKQLKCRIHKLMITVIVMNPRKSWLRKLLRFDMQRQSVKFSSEIEMVIRHLEKDLGFAPYNLFHLGRGCLLSIVSTVTTYFIIAIQFKTSEKPLNGKNDTYGEYEW; this is encoded by the exons ATGGCTAAGTTACTGAAGCCATCCAGACTGGACACGGATCCCAGCTCGTCCAATGCAGCCAAAGAGTGGAAGAACTGGCATAGAACATTCACTAATTTCATAGAAGAAAGTGGAGATGCTGCACCAGACAAGTTGAGGGCATTAGTGAATTGTGTGTCCTCGAGTGTATATGAACTGATCGAAGACTGTAGTACTTTTGAGAGTACAATCGCTAAACTGGATAGTGTTTATGTcaagttgccaaatgagatttttgCTAGACATATTTTAGCGACGCGACAACAACAATCAGGAGAATCCATTGATGAATTTCTGC TATTTATTCGTCAGTGGTTACTAGAGAATAAGTCACGGAATCTGGAAACTGCACACAGTCAAGCTCGTACGTTGGATCTTGCCCAGCGCAGTGCCGACGCATATGCATTGCCACCTGTTCCTCATACTGCTGCTTTAGTTCCAGAGCGGCAGGCACAGCCAACCGGTGACCAGCAGCAACATCCAAAGCAAGAGGGAGCTGAAGGAAGTTCACCGGGAGGTTCAGCTGTTGCCGCTGCCTACTtatcaaagagaaaatgttatttttgtggtaaTGCACTTCACAGTACAGGTAGAGTGAGTTGTCCCACACGTACTGCCACTTGCAACAAATGCGGTAAAACAGACCATTTTGCAAAAGTCTGTAAATCGAAAATTTCAGGTAGTACCACTGCTACATTGTGTAATCCCACTTTGCTTACAATAAATGCCACTTATCAAAATAATCCTTCACATACAGCTACAAACATCACTGTAAATGGCCACTCATTGAAGGCACTAGTTGATTCTTGTAGCTCAGATAGTTTTATATGTGAGGAAGTAGAGCAGAGACTAAAACTGACAGTAGTCCCTGCAAGCTCAGCGGTCTCAATGGTATCAAAATCGTTCAATGCTAGTTCCCCTGGATTTGTCATAGCAGACTTGGTTCACCTTGATCAGAGATATCCCTGTATACACCTAGGGGTCCTGAAGGATTTGTGTTGTGATGTCATCTTGGGTTATGATTTCCAAAAGCAACACTATAGCGTGAGTTTTCAATATGAAGGGAAAAGACCAAGTTTGAAGATAACTGGCGCCAAACCTGTTTGTTTACTAGCGACAGCTGACATCGATGAACCGTCATTGTTTCCGAACTTACCTCAACAGTGTAAACCCATTGCAGTCAAATCCAGACGCTATAGTCAAGATGACCAGCTGTTTGTAAAAGACCAAATTTCACATTTACTATCTGAAGGTATCATCGAACCAAGTATATCCCCTTGCAAGGCACAGGTTGTAGTAGTCAAAGATCCACTTGACAGGCATAAAAAGAGACTTTGTAATTATTCCCAGACCATTAACCAACACACAGAACTAGATGCTAATCCCCTCCCGAGGATAGAGGATATGGTACATGACCTTGCTAAATATAAGGTGTTTTCCACATTTGAATTGAAGAGTGCATATCACCAAATCAGAATTAAAGAGAGTGAGAGGAAGTACACTGCTTTTGAAGGTGCAGGgaaattgtttcaattttgtaggaTTCCATTTGGTGTGACGAATGGTGTAGCTGCATTCCAAAGAGCTATGGACAAACTAGTTGAGGATGAGAAGCTCAAAGAAACTTTTCCATACCTAGACAATATCACTGTAGGTGGAGCATCTCAGGCTGaacatgatgaaaacgttcaaaactTCTTGGAGGTGGTTCGGAAACAGAACCTTACCCTCAATGAAGGGAAATCGGTTATTTCTTTTCCTACAATCAATGTTCTAAGGTATTGTGTCGGGAATAATGTTATAAAGCCTGACCGAGACAGATTACATCCCCTTCAAGAATTACCGCCTCCCACAAATACGGGCTCTCTGCGAATAGCTCAAGGATTGTTTGTCTATTATGCCAAATGGATCCCTGGTTTTTCTGACACGATACATCCCTTAGTGAACACAAAAACTTCTCCACTGAGCGTGCCAGCACTAGCTgctttcaattctttaaaaaaacaacttATGGATGTTCCACTGCGGGCTGTGGATGAGAGTCTTCCTTTTCTTGTAGAGTGTGATGCTTCGGAAGTTGCTGTCTCCGCAGTCTTGAATCAGGGTGGCCGCCCAGTAGCTTTTATGCTGAGAACGCTCCAAGGTAGCGAGTTGCATTATTCAGCAGTGGAAAAAAAGGCCACAGCTATTATTGAAGCGGTTCGCAAGTGGAGCCATTTCTTAGCGAGACGACATTTTAGTCTGATTACTGATCAAATATCGGTGATGTTCATGTTAGACAGCAGGaagcaaactaaaataaagaacAACAAGATACAAGAGTGGAGGTTGGAGCTGGCATCCTACAGCTATATTATACAGTATCGTCCGGGGAAACAGAATATTGCACCGGACACCCTGACTCGTGCCTATTGTTGTTCTACTTCCTCTATGTCAAGTCTCACTGACATCCATGAGAACCTCTGCCATCCTGGCGTCACTCGCCTTTTGCACTTTGTGCGATCCAAAAACCTCCCATTTTCAACAGATGACGTGAAAAGAGTGTGTGCTTCTTGTAGAATTTGTGCCCAACAAAAACCAAAATTCCATCGTccaggaaaaggagtcctcataaAGGCCACCCAGCCAATGGAACGTCTTAGCATTGATTTCAAGGGGCCTTTGCCCTCTACCACGAGTAATAAGTACATTCTTACGGTTGTTGACGAGTATTCACGTTTCCCCGTTGTGTTTCCCTGTCCAAACATGAATTCGAAAACAGTGATCAAATGTCTTGAATCTATCTTTATCCTTTGTGGAATGCCTAGTTTCATTCATTCAGATCAAGGTGCTTCTTTCATGTCCCAAGAACTGAAACTGTACCTTTCTCAGAAGGGGGTTGCAACCAACAGAACGACACCTTATCATCCGATGGGCAACGGCCAG CGACGCTCTAGTCTTGGAAGTACATTACCGTCATGGCTTTTGACTCCTGGACCTGTACTATTGCGACGGCATGTTAGATCTAGCAAACATGAACCGTTAACTGAAGAGGTTCAACTCATAGATACAAACTCGATGTATGTAAATGTCAAATATCCAGACGGTAGAGAATCAGCTGTGTCTACCCGTGACTTAGCCCCAAGTCCTGCAGGTGCAACGTCTCCTGTACACCATGTTGAACCATCAGGAGAGACGGAGTCCCAGAAACAACTGAAGTGCAGGATACATAAACTCATGATAACCGTGATTGTTATGAATCCA agaaaatcTTGGCTCAGGAAACTTCTTCGCTTTGATATGCAACGTCAATCCGTGAAATTTTCCTCAGAG ATAGAGATGGTCATCAGGCATCTAGAGAAGGACTTGGGATTTGCCCCTTACAACTTGTTCCACCTGGGAAGAGGTTGCTTATTGTCT ATTGTGAGCACAGTGACGACTTACTTCATCATTGCCATTCAGTTTAAGACTTCGGAAAAACCTTTGAATGGCAAGAATGACACTTACGGTGAATATGAATGGTAG